From Microcebus murinus isolate Inina chromosome 15, M.murinus_Inina_mat1.0, whole genome shotgun sequence, the proteins below share one genomic window:
- the LOC105858676 gene encoding small ribosomal subunit protein bS21m, with product MANHLKFIARTVMVQEGNVEGAYRTLNRILTMDGLIEDIKRRRYYEKPCRRRQRESYETCRRIYNMEMARKIKFLMRKNRADPWQGC from the coding sequence ATGGCAAATCATCTCAAGTTCATTGCTAGGACTGTGATGGTACAGGAAGGGAACGTGGAAGGTGCATACAGGACCCTAAACAGAATCCTCACCATGGATGGACTCATTGAGGACATCAAGCGTCGGCGTTACTATGAGAAGCCGTGCCGTCGGCGACAACGAGAAAGTTATGAAACCTGCCGGCGGATCTACAACATGGAAATGGCTCGAAAGATCAAATTCTTGATGCGAAAGAATCGGGCAGATCCATGGCAGGGCTGCTGA